One Bdellovibrionales bacterium genomic region harbors:
- a CDS encoding caspase family protein: MKCCIVIGSTEYRDTQCLLKLPAAENDASTLFDLLTDPAVGGYSPEKSHQLLSPTLQDVKEAMKVISDKKSPDDSIFTFIFSGHGGVKNESLYLCLQDTKGNLLSTTALPVHEVISFALELGFGEINLVIDACESGGSISDISKLASINNLALDHSPSLGILAGCYANQMASEGEVYGLLSEHLIKCLKGEYVISQLRPHLSLSEIATHISQLPDFSDDQTPVFHGVSLAGPGQFSINLNYSGIQAENSAELVELHKTSKKIFHENPNIQRQFLKIVSTLEKFDSFELNSFLKSVHAITQQEKQFQEIAIGIFLNLKQHCQNLNDSSIFLDVTSVFHGFSLFLSELPIRDSYQSFFLAEVRIAYDNCLSQIKDELATEHPFSYAEDGIAGFVSYPKRITESAALISQYTLLFPNEGNQEYLKQLAIELASKCRSGFRIVDDEQAHHISSLISAIQQGSCPFEKDITQIISSLYQDLNLSRCKILNIRKDDDDVYRYILFRGAPDRIPFPHEVFSRPCISLSIVLMGLFLLQQDKEIDEHIELFDHLESRVFIPSSYFNFSEPIIRDGLNYEFGIGRDIFASSDVEVFIKKVLQSVAEAKKDLSPKDIAACLSNSTAYKDRQTLTYWI; this comes from the coding sequence ATGAAATGCTGTATTGTAATCGGGTCAACGGAATATCGCGACACTCAATGCCTCCTCAAGCTTCCAGCAGCTGAAAATGATGCAAGCACTCTCTTTGATCTGTTAACAGATCCGGCGGTCGGAGGCTATTCTCCAGAAAAAAGCCACCAGTTGCTTTCGCCCACCCTACAAGACGTTAAGGAGGCTATGAAAGTAATTTCGGATAAAAAATCTCCAGATGACTCAATCTTCACATTCATATTCTCAGGACACGGAGGAGTTAAGAACGAGTCCTTATATTTATGCCTACAGGATACAAAAGGAAATTTACTCAGCACCACAGCTTTACCTGTTCATGAAGTGATATCTTTTGCTCTTGAGCTAGGATTTGGAGAAATCAACCTTGTCATTGACGCTTGCGAGTCTGGAGGATCTATATCAGACATATCTAAACTGGCATCGATCAACAATCTTGCTCTCGACCACTCCCCATCACTTGGAATTTTAGCAGGCTGCTATGCAAACCAGATGGCTTCTGAAGGAGAGGTATACGGACTTTTAAGTGAACACTTAATTAAATGCCTAAAGGGCGAATATGTAATCAGTCAACTGCGCCCCCACCTCTCTTTATCAGAGATCGCAACGCATATTTCACAACTGCCAGATTTCTCAGATGACCAAACCCCTGTATTTCACGGAGTGAGCCTAGCAGGCCCAGGCCAGTTTTCCATAAATCTAAATTACTCTGGAATCCAGGCAGAGAATTCTGCGGAGTTAGTAGAACTACATAAAACTTCAAAAAAGATATTTCATGAGAATCCAAATATCCAAAGGCAATTTCTAAAAATCGTCTCAACGCTTGAAAAATTTGATTCTTTTGAATTGAATAGTTTTTTAAAGTCAGTACACGCTATTACACAGCAGGAAAAGCAATTTCAGGAAATAGCAATCGGCATATTTTTAAATCTAAAACAGCACTGCCAAAACTTGAATGACTCTTCAATATTCTTAGACGTAACAAGTGTTTTCCATGGATTTTCGCTATTCCTTTCTGAATTGCCAATTCGAGACAGCTACCAATCTTTTTTTCTTGCTGAGGTGAGGATTGCATACGATAACTGCTTATCTCAGATCAAAGACGAACTTGCGACGGAACATCCTTTTAGCTATGCAGAGGATGGAATAGCTGGCTTTGTTTCATATCCGAAGCGTATCACTGAATCTGCAGCGCTAATTTCTCAATATACCCTGCTATTTCCGAACGAAGGCAATCAAGAATACTTAAAGCAACTTGCGATAGAGCTTGCCTCAAAATGTCGATCTGGATTCAGAATCGTTGATGATGAGCAAGCACATCACATTTCTAGCTTGATCTCAGCTATTCAACAGGGATCGTGCCCTTTTGAAAAAGACATAACTCAAATAATTTCAAGCCTTTACCAGGATCTAAATTTAAGCAGATGTAAAATCTTGAACATCAGGAAGGATGATGATGATGTCTATCGCTATATCCTTTTCCGTGGCGCCCCAGATAGAATTCCATTCCCTCACGAAGTGTTCTCGCGACCATGTATTTCTTTATCGATCGTACTGATGGGTCTATTCCTACTTCAGCAGGATAAGGAAATTGATGAGCATATTGAACTGTTTGATCACTTAGAGTCTCGCGTATTCATTCCAAGTTCGTACTTTAATTTCTCTGAGCCTATTATCCGAGACGGCCTAAATTACGAGTTCGGAATAGGAAGAGATATTTTCGCATCTTCAGATGTCGAAGTATTCATAAAAAAGGTTTTACAATCAGTTGCAGAAGCTAAAAAAGATCTTTCACCGAAGGACATTGCGGCCTGCTTATCAAACTCCACGGCTTACAAAGACAGACAGACTCTTACTTATTGGATATAA
- a CDS encoding DUF1998 domain-containing protein has product MSKSQIRKSQVVTTFGPGAMVDLPDHSVIIGGLNNWRFGSVPPKKIEEDRLASLVRNWFQLGHVEFWEPPISREDYVEKSGNIFAYKFPVYFVTQQSYDLVEGYKSRYLVHIDSLQGGKYFNHEKRKKVDVVPVRFVRACTHGHIGDINWRKFVHGEQLCSQRTMYFDEKGASGDLADIVVRCECGAKRRLLDATTFNNNNPPLGWCDGLRPWLGANGKEPQCNQMSRLLVRTASNAYFPQVISVISIPEAKKTVKNAVDSIWQTIGNLRSIDRIKMYREDIPAVDKALKDFSDEEVFKEIQNRQSNIFSPTKPPKHAEIERFMSEADDIGTGIQDQSFWARSLPKSEWQAQWTKNIQKVVLVHRLKEVVVQVGFTRFEAATPDISGDLDLDVQRAALTSENQTWFPAYENKGEGVFIGFSKEAIKKWTEKPEVKAREATLKRGFEIWAEQHSNSNRKFAGMPYALLHSLSHLLISSVSLECGYPASSLKERIYADETYGYGILIYTGTSDAEGTMGGLVEIGRSIKEHLRIALEGGKLCSNDPVCVQHNPSNEHDPSNLLGAACHGCLLISETSCEMGNEFLDRSLVVPTLGHEGVCFFEGV; this is encoded by the coding sequence ATGAGTAAAAGCCAAATAAGAAAAAGTCAGGTTGTGACCACTTTTGGACCTGGCGCAATGGTGGATCTCCCAGATCACTCGGTCATTATTGGTGGACTGAATAATTGGAGATTCGGATCAGTCCCGCCAAAGAAGATTGAGGAGGATCGCCTAGCATCCCTAGTAAGAAATTGGTTTCAACTTGGCCACGTTGAGTTTTGGGAGCCACCTATTTCAAGAGAAGACTATGTCGAAAAAAGCGGCAATATCTTCGCTTATAAATTTCCCGTCTACTTCGTCACCCAGCAGAGTTACGATTTAGTAGAAGGATATAAATCACGCTACCTAGTTCATATTGATTCCCTACAAGGTGGAAAGTATTTCAACCATGAAAAAAGAAAGAAAGTTGATGTAGTCCCGGTACGCTTCGTTAGAGCATGTACTCACGGTCATATTGGCGACATCAATTGGCGAAAATTTGTTCACGGGGAACAATTGTGCTCCCAGCGAACAATGTACTTTGACGAAAAGGGGGCTTCCGGGGATCTCGCGGATATTGTTGTAAGATGTGAGTGTGGAGCAAAACGCAGGCTTCTAGATGCCACGACTTTCAATAACAATAATCCTCCCTTAGGATGGTGCGATGGTCTTCGCCCTTGGCTTGGCGCAAACGGCAAGGAACCTCAGTGCAATCAGATGAGTCGTTTACTGGTACGGACTGCAAGTAATGCATATTTCCCACAAGTTATTAGCGTTATTTCCATTCCTGAAGCGAAGAAGACTGTTAAGAATGCAGTTGATAGCATTTGGCAAACAATCGGTAACCTTAGATCTATTGATCGAATAAAAATGTATCGTGAGGATATTCCCGCTGTTGATAAAGCTTTAAAGGACTTTTCAGATGAAGAGGTCTTTAAAGAAATCCAAAATAGACAGAGTAATATTTTTTCACCAACTAAACCTCCAAAACATGCTGAAATTGAACGTTTCATGTCCGAGGCTGATGACATAGGAACCGGCATTCAGGATCAATCATTTTGGGCTCGATCTTTGCCCAAATCAGAATGGCAAGCGCAATGGACCAAAAATATTCAAAAGGTTGTTTTAGTTCACCGTCTAAAAGAAGTCGTCGTTCAAGTTGGTTTCACAAGATTTGAAGCAGCCACCCCAGATATCTCTGGCGACCTGGATCTTGACGTACAAAGAGCTGCGCTTACAAGCGAAAACCAAACCTGGTTTCCCGCTTATGAAAATAAAGGCGAAGGCGTATTTATCGGCTTCTCAAAGGAAGCAATTAAAAAGTGGACTGAAAAGCCCGAAGTTAAAGCTCGTGAAGCGACTTTAAAACGAGGTTTTGAAATCTGGGCTGAGCAACACTCTAATTCAAATCGGAAATTCGCAGGGATGCCTTACGCGCTCTTGCATTCATTGTCTCACCTACTGATTTCATCGGTATCTTTAGAGTGCGGATATCCTGCCAGCTCACTCAAAGAAAGAATTTATGCTGATGAGACCTATGGATATGGAATATTGATCTATACCGGAACATCTGACGCCGAAGGAACTATGGGCGGTCTTGTCGAGATTGGTCGATCTATCAAAGAGCATCTGCGAATTGCTCTGGAAGGTGGAAAGCTTTGTTCCAACGATCCCGTCTGTGTTCAGCATAATCCATCGAATGAACATGATCCTTCGAATCTATTGGGCGCGGCTTGCCACGGATGCCTTCTAATTTCTGAAACATCTTGCGAAATGGGTAATGAATTCCTAGACAGATCTCTTGTGGTCCCAACACTTGGACATGAGGGTGTTTGTTTTTTTGAGGGGGTTTAG
- a CDS encoding CGNR zinc finger domain-containing protein — protein sequence MEKVLQNCFYVQNTDKNGNTGGKPPIRYDRRFTTYLTEGANNHIKQLKDRDQIQIAHDDFIYWCMNEYLKNGASTVLVNTLNKNICIIGHQCHVMNSAKKMAAMFVAHIPHKPPPTVFAAYMFSNMVSLGWLEGLKRCKNPECQQFFIGRSNVKWCSTSCGSLYRVRQKRKRDKQ from the coding sequence ATGGAAAAAGTGTTACAGAATTGCTTTTATGTTCAGAATACCGATAAAAATGGAAATACCGGTGGGAAACCACCAATCAGATATGACAGAAGATTTACAACTTATCTTACCGAGGGTGCTAATAACCATATTAAGCAGCTAAAGGATCGAGATCAGATACAAATAGCTCACGACGATTTTATTTATTGGTGCATGAATGAATACCTAAAAAACGGCGCTTCTACAGTTTTAGTTAATACTTTGAATAAAAACATTTGTATTATAGGACACCAGTGTCACGTCATGAATTCTGCAAAAAAGATGGCAGCAATGTTCGTGGCTCATATTCCGCACAAACCTCCTCCAACAGTCTTCGCTGCATACATGTTTTCAAATATGGTATCGCTTGGATGGCTTGAAGGGCTCAAGCGATGTAAGAACCCTGAGTGCCAGCAGTTTTTCATCGGGAGATCAAACGTAAAATGGTGCTCGACGTCTTGTGGATCTCTTTATCGCGTGCGACAGAAACGTAAAAGAGATAAGCAATAG